GGAGATGGACTGTGTATGgatttaatatatctttttatcTCCTATTCTAAGAACAGTTAAATCAAGATGAAAAAGGGTGGAGATAGTGCACGGACTTTTGACCTCATGATTAGAGCTACATTTGATCTGGCTTATGACAATAGGTAGCTTTCACTGAATAAAACAACAAATCTAGTCTCAACTATGAAGTACACTTCTTTGAACTACCATAGAGCTAATAGTTTATTCTTACAGAGCAGCTCTGAAAAAGAAACCTGAAAAATGATTGTGTGATGATTTTTCTGGTGACAATTTGGCCACAACATAAGGCAGCTGGATAGATTCCATGTTTAGAAATTGCCAACCCTGGAGGGCTTGTTTCACAGGTTTTTGAGCTGGCTCAAGAGGGTGAGAGGAGCTGCATATTAATATTCTATCTCAATAGTTAGACAGCTGGTAACAGCTGTCTGTCTTCTCATCTGCTTCACTGTCCCCATCTGAAGTACAACTATTTTTGGTAATACTGTCAGCCCTGACAGATGATGAATCAAGCATTAATAATCTCTTGCTTGATATAGGAGTAGCACTGTCTTCCATGTTCTTTCCTAGCTCTCTCTACCTTATTTCTTAAGGACTGGAAGAAACTGAAAATGGAAAGGTCTTCACATTGCACGTACCACAGCAAGGAGGGGGATGTTCCCTTCCACTAGGCCAGTGTTTTTTTCCCTGTCAGTGTATAGTTCCTCAggcaatgctttgctgttgttaGTTCCCAGATTCAAAACTGGTTACTTATTGGAGTGCTATTTATTGTGTTTCTACCCGTTCTTCTTTTTTCCAGCTCTGAATTGGTTGACAAGAAGATagaagattttctttctttctttgaagaaAAAATCAAGCATTTAACTGAAGAAGCATTCAGCACACAGGTAAAGGGGAAAGGTGACTGATCAACTACATAAGAATACCAATTAGTGAAGGAGTAGAGTCAAACAGAACATACAATCTGTTTGCAGAAAGTGGAAGTATGCAGCTACATTAATATCTGCTGCTGCCGCCTGGTTTCTAGGAAGTGGTTGCATTGTACAGTGGCATCTCCTGAGGCTGCCATCTGAATTTAAGTACAggacagatttttctcttttgtgaATTTTTACTCCCACTTGTCATGGAACTTTCACTGTTTTCTGGAAGTGGCCTTAAGGGGGACATGGCGTCATACAATGGACTCTAGGGCTGTTTATTGAATTACAAACAGCCCAGATATAGACTGATGCCTGTTAATATTTCTTGAGAGAGCTGGATTCTAATGCAAAGCAAACACTGAATGTGCTAAATCTAAGTGGGGTTGTCTTATACAGGTCACAGCTCTAATAAAGCTTAAAGAGTGTGAAGATTCCCATCTTGGAGAAGAAGTGGATAGGAACTGGAATGAAGTGGTGACTCAGCAGTATCTGTTTGACAGGCTTGCCCGTGAGGTAGTGAATTTGTTAATACTGCAAATTTTCTTGAATAGAAGTTTTAACCTCTTCGTAGCAGGTGCTTTAAATCACAAAATAGCAATGattcaaataaatgtttgttaGGTTGTATACACATAATAGCcacatggggccctgatccttgaggGCCCCAGAGTTTTACAAGATGTGAAGTTACTGTGCTTAAGAATGAGCTCCATGCAGAAATTAATGGTGACACTTGAAACAGATTGTTGTAACAAACTTTATTTTCAGAGATTGTGGAAACTTAAACATCTGTTAGTGTTTCCACCACGAACTCTTGCTTTCAAGGCTTATAAATTTGGCTGCAAAAAATTGCTATTAAATGTTGGGAATTGGAATGTTCAGCAGTTTGAAAAGTGTGCTCTTCTGGATTTTAGATTGAAGCTCTGAAATCCCTTACGAAAGCAGACCTGGTGGACTGGTTCCAAGCTCATAGAGGCAGTGAGAGCAAAGTACTCAGTGTACATGTGAGTATGGGCGGATGCAGTTCCAGAGTGGACTAGATTCCTTCTGATAACTTACTCTTGTCCAAGCTCTGTATTTAAACTTGTCTTGCACTGTGTCCTATCATCGTTTTAGAAAGACTTACATGAATTGAAACTAGTTAAATTTAACTAGGGTCTAGAAATGGTGTAACTGCCTTAAATCCATCTCAGGAGAGAACAAGCATAAATTACTGTATTCTGAATTAACACTGAGCTCTGAaaattgcaggggaaaaaaaatcactacctAGGTTTAGTCTTCTACTAGCATatcaagctgggggggggggggcagacaatTGAAACAAACTAATGCTTCAAGAccaattcatttaaaatattagtcTTCCTGCTTTCTTTATAACAAAATCTGGCCTTTGGCTTTTCAGGTGGTTGGATTTGGAAAACATGAAGGGGACTCAGAAGTACCAGCTGTCTCTGATGTTCAGAACTCCTCATGTGGTGAAATACCTCAGCTAACTTTCTTACCTCCTTCCTCCTTGATGACTAATACCACTTCCATCAAGGACATCAAAGCTTATACATCAGCTCTGAATGTTCTCCCTTaccataaaatattaaaataaatttgtcaTCTTGCCCCACTGTAGTGTGTAATTTAAGTTATTTACTGTTTGAGAACTACAAATCATTTTGTCTCACCAAACTAATGTGTAAGATTATTCCTTAGCTTTTAAAACTAACCTATCTTACTCCTTACCCTCTTGAAAGCTGGAACAACTTAATTTTTTACAGCTGTTACAAGGAAAATGTTCCTGATATAAAACTGCCTATTCTTAAATAGCCTTTCTAAGAAATAGAATAAAGGTAAAAGAGGGACAAGAGGTTACTTTCTGTAACTGCATGGTGTTAAGTCTACACAAAGTATTAGTTTAAAAGTTTACAGATGGTTCAGCATGAATGCTAAAGTGAACTGTGCAATAATTACTGAAGGAACTGGTTAGTTGTCAGATACCTACAATGCATGCTCCTATTAacaaatgtgtttaaataaaaatgtctatTTTCTATCCAGGCTGCTGTATATTATAAAAGACAGTCTTATCACCTTTTTTCAGATCTGTTACTGCTGTGTGTAGTGAATGGGCCACTTAAGCCTTGCATTTGAGGTAGTTATAAAGTAACACTAACTCAAATCTTAAACAGAGGTATTTAAATTTCATCATTAGCATTAACTGAGTTgttgctgatttttttccccccctctactAAAGCATTAAATAGGGTTGTCAGTTGTCATCTGGCAGTATGCTAATATAGGTTTAGACTGTAATTTATCAATTATTGTAGGATTAACAGTGTGTGGTCTAAATGCCACTTTACTGTCTATCAGTAGCTAAGGGCTATAAGGATGTGGTAATGTGAATCTTATTTATTGatgctgttaaaaatgtaaactTACTGCTACAAAACAGAGTGCAACAGACTAATACCAGTTGGAAATTGTACTTTGTTTTCCCCAAAACAATCACTCACTTGTTACTACCCCTGCAGtgatggagagaggggaaggaaaagcaTCTCTTTTTCTCCTCACtgcatccctgtggtggggaaaggagaaTCCTCCATGATCATAAATCAGGTGGCAAGGGAAATCCAAGGCTAGTAATACAAAAGACAAGTACTCTCTCTCCTTCACAGAAGAGCTGTCCTTGTTCTGCTGAGGGAGTGGTCCCTTCTAAAGCTTTTCTATCAGCTGCTGTTAGATTTCTAGTAACTTTCAAGCCTTTATACAAGTCTACAAAAATGTCCAGTAGTACAGTATGACTACACAAGTTAATTCAGGAGGGGATAAATCTGACTAGATTCTATACAGCCCCAGAATAATCATTTTGAGTGAGTTCATCACTATCCTATTGTTTCCTCAAAGCTTAAACACTGTTCAACCCTTACACAGTTAGCAAAATTTTGAGAGCATATCTGGCTACGGCCAGCTTCCAGAAAAGTCCTGTTACGTCTCACTGCCCCAGCTGATTCACCCCTCCTCTGAACTCCAGCGCATGGACATAATGAAGTGAAAAATCTATCAGTATTCTCACCCTAATGCAGTGCACACTAAGCAGCAAATCAGTGCtaggtaaaactttcaaaagtactTTACATGACTTAGGCTACAAAGTGCTTTTATCACTTGAAATGGGATTTAGAAAAGTGTACTGGATTTTTATAAAGTGATGATTTTTCACATACTGAACATTgggaaagtaatttttttttatcatagcAGTTTCAAAGCAGTGTTGCCGTAAAAGCTTTTtatgaaataaatacaaatccataagtttgaaaaatctattttatgAAGCTTTAAGATGCACTGAGTATTTCAGTTTTAGTCTATGgttacattttaatttctaaaataaaaaagttttggGGTGAGACACAAATGCCAAAAGGTTTGATTTTTATCATACAGGTGGTAAATAACATTTATGTAGATTTCTAACAAACTGTCCAATCAAAGGAATCCTCATATTTACACATCAAAAATGTTAACTGGATTTAATTAAGTGAAGTcttgcatttatatatatatttatatatgtagaGCCCCAGAATATTATGCAACTGGTACCAACTATGTCCTTTACAGTGGTTATACCAAGTGTATGCTTCCCATAACTTAGGCCCAGGTTTCATTGATGCTTCTGAAGCATGGGTGAGGGCTCAGCCATCATGTCTCTGAAGCCTGAATACACTATCTGAATGGTAAAGGCCAAAGCTACTGTCAAACAGTTAAGACATTTCCTGCTTTAATTGTTCATCTGCATTATTAAATCCAGTATCCCTGAGATAGGAACCACTGTAACTGGAGGGGACAGGATCTCCAAAATAAAGTACTTGATAGTCATAAATTTATCATGTAGTTGTAAAATTCACTAAGCCAAGACCTGAATGTTTTAAGTTTTTATAACCACTTAATGTTTAGTGGCAGCAAGTCGTTTCAATAGTGGCTCGTCATAAACCCAACATTCTCCATCTTCATGGAAtaactagaagaaaataagggGATAATTAAATGTAAGTTTTTATGGAAAAGAATGAGGTAGAACACAGGTcaggggtgctgatgatggaaaccatataTTTGTTATCACTACTTCAGTTTAAAGGATAAAAGCTTTTCAGGTTTACATTATTTGAATAAAAGCTCACCCTTGTTTCCCACGatgtctctttctcctttctggcTCTAGCTTCAGCTCTTTGTCTTTCTTCCAGTCTGTGCTTTGCATCTGTGGCTGCATCAATGTCTCTGATTTTTAAGTTGTAGGTTACATCTTTCCATAGGCTAAAGAAAGAGAGGCTATTATTTTCAGATGTTGATCTAGGGGAGGAAGCAGTGCTACCAGGCTGTAGAAACATTTTTACTGAATCTTATTActataaataaatctgtaaagCCTTTAATATGTTGCTACAACTAAATCAAGAAAATTCTGAGGTCCAAGTTCAGGTTCGTTTGTACTTATTtgggaaacattttaatttagcaCCGGAACTGGTCGTTGAACTATCAGCTATAGCCCCACAGTGCTGATTAGTCTGTATAGTTTGGGTAAATTTAACTCTCTCAGTTTTTACAGAAGTTCTATTTCTAAAAAAATCCTCAGATCTATGAACAAGAAGCCTTCAGCTGTCACTTTAATGAAGCTCTTACCAGCGGGATTCATATTCCTCTTGGTCTTCCAGTTTCTTTACCTTCTTCTTAATTGTAGGCATTTTCTTGGTATCTATAAAGACTACACTCTCCTAAACAGAGAAAGTTATTCTGCTgttaatgtgtttaaaaataaagaaaaaagtaaagttTAGTCTAGCCTTTGTTCATACAATATGTACAGAAACATTTTCTGAACATTTATGGGCAGAGGACAGATAAAGGTCTGTTTCTTGCTTTAAGTTCTTATAGATTTCTGTAGCAAAAGCCTACAGAGTTCAGCTACCCTCAGAGCAATTTTAATCCAGagtgaaaaaaattattcaaCACCTACTAACTTTCAGGCAGCTTCACAGGAGCATTCTCCCTGTGCTTTTAACATCTCAACTACTCAAGTAAAGGAGTTTAAGGTGCTCCACTCTTCACTTTACCAGATCCTTAGTTTGACCTAAAGCCACCATCTACAAAAAGCAGGAGTGGAACTTTTACAGTAGTCCCTTAGTATACAAAGTCAGTATTTTCCATccacaaatatatatacatacaaaatgcaaTGGCGTATTCTGATTTGCCAGCAACACAAATACCTAAACACACTGTTTCTGATAGAGTAAAAACAAGATAAATTGCTTTACCCCTGTTGCATATTTTGCATACATGACACCATTCCATTCACCTTCAATTGAGCAGAAGGATTTCTTGTCATTAGGAGAACTAAATGAAAGGAAAAGTAAAATAGTTAAATTCATTACTGCACTAAAAAACCACCCATCAGGTCCTTCTTGTCCTAGGTACTATACATATAAATAGTAAGGCAGTGCTTGAACTAAAGAATAGAAAGTGTCAATAGAGATGGGAGAAAAatagtatctccattttacaaatgggaaaatggGTGgagagaagtgattttttttttttttttttttttttttttttggtgtaacTGCACCGGTGCAAACTCTTAGATTGGCTGAGCCAGTGTAAAACAAGGTTTGATCTGGAGCAGAGTGTCTACTCCAGTGCACATTACCCTAATCTAGACAAGCCATACATTACTAAATTCAATTCACAAACCTACTAACAAAAAATGtgtggattttcagaggtgaagATTGAGTGAATgtgtccaaatcccactgaaatgcaaTGAGATTTGGCTGTCTAATGCTTGTAGGCCTACCATATGAAAATCCCAGACAGCCTTAAAGTACAGCTAAGAGAATGAGGCGCATTAATATAGATGTTGCTGTAAACAGTCTTACACTAGCAATCTAATGTACAGCCCTTTGtcagcctccttccctccccttaattatttgtattacagtaaagtccccagtcaggattggggcccccatGATGcaaggtcaggggtgggcaaactatggcccgggggccacatctggcccttcagatgttttaatctggcccttgagctcccgctggggagtggggtctggggcttgccccgctcctggaagcagcagcagcatgtccccactccggctcctacacgtagaggcagccagggggctccacatgccaccgccacccccacagctcctgttggccaggaaccagagccaatgggagcttcaggggtggtgcCTACAGACagggcagagccacctggctgtgcctcctcataggaggcagagaggggacatgccgttgcttccgggagctgcttgaggtaagtgctgcctggagcctgcacccctgacccccttctgctccccgaccccctgccctagccctgatccccctcagccccatcccagagccagcacccccccacacacacaccccaaccccttgccccagtccagagccccctcccaaacactgaactcctcatttctggcctcaccctctcctgcaccccaattttgtgagcattcatggcccgccatacaatttccatactcagatgtggcctgagggccaaaaagtttgcccacccctgtgctaggtgctgaTTTAACACTAAGTAAAAGACAATGCCTGtattgaagagtttacaatctaatttaaggTGATGCAACAAATGATTATGACCAATaggggaaggaaaaatgaaagtaTCAGTGACTGGATCATGTGCACAGACAGTCTCTAACCACAATAAGCCTGAATTCAACTACAAATCTAAATTTTATTAGACTCCCCGTACAGAGAGGCCCAGGCTGAAACGGAGACGCTATTCTATGTCAGCAACATTACAGAAAAGATCTTTTAGGAGTGGAACTAAAGCATAATCGTTTCTATAATATAGGTTTTGCTGCTAGGTACGTAAAATATAATTAACTATTCTGGCATATGGGCAGGATCCGTCTATTCCTGCAAAAGGAGAGAGGAACGTTTTTGCAGTAGGGCATGATAGATCCCGCTTCAAGCAGCTTTCCTTCCATCTTAATGCACATCTTCTGACTTGATATGCCCAGACTAATCTGGTGGCCCACAACTGGGAACAATGACATGGATGTAATCTtttgctataagaaaaggagtacttgtggcaccttagagactagcaaatttagtctctaaggtgccacaagtactccttttctttttgcgaagacagactaacacggccgctactctgaaacctatcttttgcTATAGTTGGAGATATTGAGTACAGCCATCTAAATTACTCTTCTGAAAAAACAATTGTGAGCATTTACACAAATGGAGCAAGACTGAAAGAGAAAAAAGCTTACAAAATTTCAGCTGTAACTCTATGCTTCTTTCCTCCATAAAAAGGTTTTGTGTGGAAGATGATGCTAGCATTGTAGCCTGTTTTTGAGCAACTAATACTGCATTCTCCACCCAGTTCTATCCATGGCACTGTGAGAATAGATCTGCAATGATAAACAATTGCACTTTTCAAAAACTTAAAAAGAAACAGGTGCTCACTGCCATCTCAAAAATTTTTAAAGACTAAGAGGTATAGCATTTACTTGCCTTCCATAACCATTGGGGAAAGTCAAAATATAGTGCTCATCATAATCTAGGCATGTCACACAACCTGTCAGAAAGAAAAAATTACTACTGTACTAATAATCAACAGCACTTTTAGAGGACATTTCACATagaaatctcaaagcacttgacaaacgtaagcattacaaaaataaagaggttaaaggcctgatttttggaggggctgagcacccatcATTCCTATAGCTTTCAATAGGAGGTGTGGacattcagcacctctgaaaagtagCTCACTCAAGGACAAGCGGAGTCCGTGATGCACTGGAAATGGATCCTGGGTCTCTAGCCACTGACAAGACTGCTACAGCAGCTACTCGGTCAAGTCATCAGAAATTTTATTGAGCATGAGTAATACATTGCAGGAAGTTTGTAGAAATTGCTTTTTCTACACAATTAAAATTGAGTTAACATTAGTTTCTTAATGCTCAAGAGTTTACCTTTTAAACTACATACACACACTTACCTTGCCCTATATTATGAACACCAATCGACATCCCCAAGAATTTTGACTTGGTCCAGATGTGAGCATTGAATTGTATTCTCTTGCTAAAACACTCGGCATAAAATGCTGAaacttaagaagaaaaaaagtaagaatACAACAAGACATTTACAATAATTAGAAACAATTTTTACATCCATATAAATTACAAGATATTGCAGGGGAGGTGAAAGGGATGGAGAGAAAGAGCGAGTCTTTGCAATTTACTTTCCAGAAAAATGGTCTAAGGAGAGAGAAATTTCAGACTGAAAATTCATTGCTAAACAGAAAATATTGATTCAAGGTCAAAACTTAAAAACTGACTTCACTGTTACTCAGTTCCTGTCCAATAGTATAAGACTCCAGTAGCATAGCAACTTACTTGGAGGGTGGTGAGAGACCTGCTCTGCTACAAATGTTACACTGTTTTTGGTAACCCAAGGTATTGGTCCCTCTGAAACAGGCTCCTGCAAACAAGTTAAGAGTTGCCTTCGTTTGACATGGTACATacagttttcaaaaatatctaGGACATGGTCCATTGAAGTAGCTTCTATGAGAACTATCCATCACTTAACACAATTTTAGAATCCTAACATGGTGCAGCTTCCACATAGTTGTCGGTTTGCTGGTTTGAAGAGGAAAGGTATGAACCCACTGATACCGGGCCTTTTAGAGAACATCCCAGTTTCTGAAATCAATTTGATTACAGATACATATATAGTGTTTGGAAGGTGCTCAGGGATTACAGTGATTGTGCATAAATATCTAGGATAGATGACTTCTGAGTTCACACCTTGCTATCTAAAACCCCTATGATACATTTTATACCTTCccaggctggggaattctgagtGAGCTAGGAGGATCTGAGAAGCTGGCACTCGTGGAACCAGATATGCTGCATTTTAAACTGCTGCAGCCTTTCCTCTAGCAGCAGAAGGGAGTCCTGCTGCCTCTgatccatccacacagctgaCACATCCGAATGCTTCAAGCTGCGCTTCTCCAGCTTGCCCAGGCTTTGACCGGAGAACAGAGGGCTCGTCTTTCTGTTTGTGACCAGAGGAGTGCTGCAGTTCATGACCTTTATCTGATAGCCATGTCtgagcagagtgcaggagggagagagaatgtcGCAGAACTGGATTTCTGACTCCCTCTCTCCCTGTCATTTAATCTCAGGATCTAGATCtttggaaagattttaaaatatgaaatgctCTGTCCTTCAAAATCATGGGTAAGATTTCTAAGAGGAAAATGAATCCAGTTTAGGGTCAAAGGTCTGGCTCCAAGTAGCAAAGAGGAAACCCTGTTAAGGCTGCTGATCTAGACTTCAAGGAACTAGAAAAATGACTATATCTGCAGTTCTTAAGACCAAGGAATGTATCCTTGGGACTGGACAAAATTAACACAGAATACTTTCTGCATGTCAAAGGATTCTTAAGAAATTAACTATTGAAATTACACATTGTTTGTAAAATAACACACATTTGAGAAGTCTGCCCTAAAAAAGAGGATGGGAAAACTTCCATTAGGAAAAGAATCACAATATTTTACATGGTTTGCTTCTGGTACAAACCCCATGCCATTCTAGTCAGAGATTAGGGGAATTATTAGCACACATTTTAAGCAGTAAAAGACACCACCACAAAACTAACCGTATTATCTTCATTTTCAGCATTTGGTAATATCCAATGACACCGGAAGATCTCGCCCAAAATCGGATTGTAAGGCTTTTTAGCAACAGATCCTTTCCTTCCCGCATGAAAAGCTGAGAGGTACCATCTCACCACTTGAACCATTCGGTCTTTTGGATCCTTTTGGTCATTAATACTAAAGGAGGGGGAAAGTATAGTTACTAAACACTGAAATAAGTCACCGCTGTTTGAAACAGGAGTAAGACACAAAATTACTACTccagtgtttttttctttaaactcagATTGAGAAGagctttttgaaaaatgaaagagaCTAGATGGTATATAGATGAACTTTGTATAGTTTGGATAAAGATCAAACATTCCTCAAAACAGTAAGCATATACTCTTGAAACTGCACAAGGCAATATCAGAACTGATTAATACTGTACTTAAATCAAATACCTCACAAATAAGTCCGGATGTGCAAAAAAGTCAGCATACATCTCCAAAAGTGATCTTCTTTCCAGAATAAAAGTTGGGAGAACCACCTGAAGGAAGAACAATACCTCAAAACTCTTAGAACAATAGTATTTTAGTATCTAGAGAACTCCAACTCCACAGCATACATGGCTTTCTGAACTGTCAAGACTTCAATTAGCATTCAAAAAACACTTTGAAGATATAAAGCACAATACAAGGGGTGAATACTATTATTATTGAATGAATATAACTACAAGAAAAGCCCTATTATCAGACAGTTACTAAATAAAAAACCTTAAATTTTGTGATGTCTGATGGAATTGCAGTTGCTCTGTAACTGCTTATGGACATTGTATGCTGACCAgattattgggatgtttactgtatgaatgCTGGTTTAATTTAATGAGGGGctgtaaggaaaaacaagcagaaaggGAAATAAATGCTCAAGATAAGTGTTTACTGAGGGTTGGCTTAAGGGTTGTTAAAAGACAATGCCCAAGTTATTACCTTTGGAAGATTCTACCTTCGCAGCGCTCCAGACAATTAACAAAACTGGTTTTTGTTGAGAAGTACCAAAACCAGAGAACAAAAAGGACTACAGCACTTTTAAAAACTATCACTC
The nucleotide sequence above comes from Chelonia mydas isolate rCheMyd1 chromosome 8, rCheMyd1.pri.v2, whole genome shotgun sequence. Encoded proteins:
- the OSBPL9 gene encoding oxysterol-binding protein-related protein 9 isoform X15 — translated: MAGGVDSGFVPSVQDFDKKLTEADAYLQILIDQLKKIENLKETTNSMVESIKHCIVLLQIAKSTINPVDAVYQPSPLEPTVITTMPTQTVLPPESSQLLKSEQRPSSLAVGPVVTSLGNHQIPTPNSTGSGQSAPSSSLTSPSHVNLSPNTVPDFSYSSSEDEFYDADEFYQSSSSPKRCIDSSGSAAVLTRSSTGSSLKRPDTTESLNSSMSNGTNDADLFDPHDDRDDDGEGESVEEHKSVIMHLLSQVRLGMDLTKVVLPTFILERRSLLEMYADFFAHPDLFVSINDQKDPKDRMVQVVRWYLSAFHAGRKGSVAKKPYNPILGEIFRCHWILPNAENEDNTEPVSEGPIPWVTKNSVTFVAEQVSHHPPISAFYAECFSKRIQFNAHIWTKSKFLGMSIGVHNIGQGCVTCLDYDEHYILTFPNGYGRSILTVPWIELGGECSISCSKTGYNASIIFHTKPFYGGKKHRVTAEIFSPNDKKSFCSIEGEWNGVMYAKYATGESVVFIDTKKMPTIKKKVKKLEDQEEYESRCLWKDVTYNLKIRDIDAATDAKHRLEERQRAEARARKEKETSWETRLFHEDGECWVYDEPLLKRLAATKH
- the OSBPL9 gene encoding oxysterol-binding protein-related protein 9 isoform X12 yields the protein MAGGVDSGFVPSVQDFDKKLTEADAYLQILIDQLKLFDEKLQHCIDDEQRKKIENLKETTNSMVESIKHCIVLLQIAKDQSNEEKHADGLISTINPVDAVYQPSPLEPTVITTMPTQTVLPPESSQLLKSEQRPSSLAVGPVVTSLGNHQIPTPNSTGSGQSAPSSSLTSPSHVNLSPNTVPDFSYSSSEDEFYDADEFYQSSSSPKRCIDSSGSAAVLTRSSTGSSLKRPDTTESLNSSMSNGTNDADLFDPHDDRDDDGEGESVEEHKSVIMHLLSQVRLGMDLTKVVLPTFILERRSLLEMYADFFAHPDLFVSINDQKDPKDRMVQVVRWYLSAFHAGRKGSVAKKPYNPILGEIFRCHWILPNAENEDNTEPVSEGPIPWVTKNSVTFVAEQVSHHPPISAFYAECFSKRIQFNAHIWTKSKFLGMSIGVHNIGQGCVTCLDYDEHYILTFPNGYGRSILTVPWIELGGECSISCSKTGYNASIIFHTKPFYGGKKHRVTAEIFSPNDKKSFCSIEGEWNGVMYAKYATGESVVFIDTKKMPTIKKKVKKLEDQEEYESRCLWKDVTYNLKIRDIDAATDAKHRLEERQRAEARARKEKETSWETRLFHEDGECWVYDEPLLKRLAATKH
- the OSBPL9 gene encoding oxysterol-binding protein-related protein 9 isoform X14 encodes the protein MAGGVDSGFVPSVQDFDKKLTEADAYLQILIDQLKKIENLKETTNSMVESIKHCIVLLQIAKDQSNEEKHADGLISTINPVDAVYQPSPLEPTVITTMPTQTVLPPESSQLLKSEQRPSSLAVGPVVTSLGNHQIPTPNSTGSGQSAPSSSLTSPSHVNLSPNTVPDFSYSSSEDEFYDADEFYQSSSSPKRCIDSSGSAAVLTRSSTGSSLKRPDTTESLNSSMSNGTNDADLFDPHDDRDDDGEGESVEEHKSVIMHLLSQVRLGMDLTKVVLPTFILERRSLLEMYADFFAHPDLFVSINDQKDPKDRMVQVVRWYLSAFHAGRKGSVAKKPYNPILGEIFRCHWILPNAENEDNTEPVSEGPIPWVTKNSVTFVAEQVSHHPPISAFYAECFSKRIQFNAHIWTKSKFLGMSIGVHNIGQGCVTCLDYDEHYILTFPNGYGRSILTVPWIELGGECSISCSKTGYNASIIFHTKPFYGGKKHRVTAEIFSPNDKKSFCSIEGEWNGVMYAKYATGESVVFIDTKKMPTIKKKVKKLEDQEEYESRCLWKDVTYNLKIRDIDAATDAKHRLEERQRAEARARKEKETSWETRLFHEDGECWVYDEPLLKRLAATKH
- the OSBPL9 gene encoding oxysterol-binding protein-related protein 9 isoform X13, producing the protein MAGGVDSGFVPSVQDFDKKLTEADAYLQILIDQLKLFDEKLQHCIDDEQRKKIENLKETTNSMVESIKHCIVLLQIAKSTINPVDAVYQPSPLEPTVITTMPTQTVLPPESSQLLKSEQRPSSLAVGPVVTSLGNHQIPTPNSTGSGQSAPSSSLTSPSHVNLSPNTVPDFSYSSSEDEFYDADEFYQSSSSPKRCIDSSGSAAVLTRSSTGSSLKRPDTTESLNSSMSNGTNDADLFDPHDDRDDDGEGESVEEHKSVIMHLLSQVRLGMDLTKVVLPTFILERRSLLEMYADFFAHPDLFVSINDQKDPKDRMVQVVRWYLSAFHAGRKGSVAKKPYNPILGEIFRCHWILPNAENEDNTEPVSEGPIPWVTKNSVTFVAEQVSHHPPISAFYAECFSKRIQFNAHIWTKSKFLGMSIGVHNIGQGCVTCLDYDEHYILTFPNGYGRSILTVPWIELGGECSISCSKTGYNASIIFHTKPFYGGKKHRVTAEIFSPNDKKSFCSIEGEWNGVMYAKYATGESVVFIDTKKMPTIKKKVKKLEDQEEYESRCLWKDVTYNLKIRDIDAATDAKHRLEERQRAEARARKEKETSWETRLFHEDGECWVYDEPLLKRLAATKH
- the OSBPL9 gene encoding oxysterol-binding protein-related protein 9 isoform X17 — protein: MMNREKQKIENLKETTNSMVESIKHCIVLLQIAKSTINPVDAVYQPSPLEPTVITTMPTQTVLPPESSQLLKSEQRPSSLAVGPVVTSLGNHQIPTPNSTGSGQSAPSSSLTSPSHVNLSPNTVPDFSYSSSEDEFYDADEFYQSSSSPKRCIDSSGSAAVLTRSSTGSSLKRPDTTESLNSSMSNGTNDADLFDPHDDRDDDGEGESVEEHKSVIMHLLSQVRLGMDLTKVVLPTFILERRSLLEMYADFFAHPDLFVSINDQKDPKDRMVQVVRWYLSAFHAGRKGSVAKKPYNPILGEIFRCHWILPNAENEDNTEPVSEGPIPWVTKNSVTFVAEQVSHHPPISAFYAECFSKRIQFNAHIWTKSKFLGMSIGVHNIGQGCVTCLDYDEHYILTFPNGYGRSILTVPWIELGGECSISCSKTGYNASIIFHTKPFYGGKKHRVTAEIFSPNDKKSFCSIEGEWNGVMYAKYATGESVVFIDTKKMPTIKKKVKKLEDQEEYESRCLWKDVTYNLKIRDIDAATDAKHRLEERQRAEARARKEKETSWETRLFHEDGECWVYDEPLLKRLAATKH